The proteins below come from a single Streptococcus porcinus genomic window:
- a CDS encoding aldo/keto reductase, which yields MEYIKLGQTGLEVSKLCLGCMSFGDASKGFHSGWLLDEEASRKIIKKALDMGINFFDTANTYAAGTSEEYLGRAIRDFADREEIIIATKLFFGDGQHEGRNTKGLSRKAIFNQVNASLKRLGTDYIDLLYIHRWDYTTPIEETMSALNDLVRTGKVHYLGASAMYAWQFQKAQNIAEKNGWTKFSVMQNHYNMLYREDEREMIPYCQDSGVALVPYSPLAAGRVVRDWDAETARSKTDQTAMSKYDKTQEQDKEIVKRVAQVADARGVSRAQVALAWLWQKGIHSPIVGVTKEKYLDDFMGAFNLVLTPEEVELLDEKYLPHKIVGAI from the coding sequence GTGGAGTATATTAAATTAGGACAAACAGGTTTAGAAGTATCAAAACTGTGTTTAGGCTGTATGAGTTTTGGAGATGCTAGTAAAGGCTTTCATTCAGGATGGTTATTAGATGAAGAAGCCAGTCGCAAGATTATCAAGAAGGCCTTGGATATGGGCATCAATTTCTTTGATACGGCAAACACTTACGCTGCAGGAACGAGTGAAGAATATTTGGGACGTGCTATTAGAGATTTTGCTGATCGTGAGGAGATTATTATTGCGACAAAACTCTTCTTCGGTGATGGTCAACATGAAGGGCGCAATACCAAGGGTTTGTCTCGTAAAGCCATTTTTAATCAGGTCAATGCTAGTCTCAAACGTTTAGGTACAGATTATATTGATTTACTCTACATCCATCGTTGGGATTATACTACACCTATTGAGGAGACCATGTCGGCCTTGAATGATTTAGTGAGGACTGGGAAAGTTCATTATCTGGGGGCATCGGCTATGTATGCTTGGCAATTCCAAAAAGCCCAAAATATAGCTGAAAAAAATGGCTGGACCAAGTTCTCCGTGATGCAGAATCATTACAATATGCTATATCGTGAAGATGAGCGTGAGATGATACCTTATTGTCAAGATTCAGGTGTAGCCTTGGTTCCTTATAGTCCTCTAGCAGCTGGCCGTGTCGTTCGTGATTGGGATGCGGAGACAGCTAGGAGTAAAACAGATCAGACGGCTATGTCAAAATATGATAAGACACAAGAGCAAGATAAAGAAATCGTGAAGCGGGTTGCCCAAGTGGCTGATGCGCGTGGGGTTAGTCGAGCTCAGGTTGCCTTAGCATGGCTCTGGCAAAAAGGTATTCACTCCCCAATCGTTGGTGTAACGAAAGAAAAATATTTGGATGATTTCATGGGCGCCTTTAACTTAGTATTGACACCAGAGGAAGTAGAGCTTTTGGATGAGAAATACTTACCTCATAAAATTGTCGGCGCCATCTAA
- a CDS encoding Mbeg1-like protein, with protein MPILKDYIIKQSKRSFKSLPLNELDIIAINEIGYLSFDDLAAISIDEKTEVKIKDIKKDSPIDCQKTIYNYLITKERLELFEAIQASQRFQDLTLSHYVNEVDSEFEKQFAAMVFTIASINHVQIVFRGTDDSLIGWKEDFKLTYMSEIPAQRSAISYLRSYIEQHPSQQVLVTGHSKGGNLALYASCFLLPRLQEKIKKVYALDSPGLTEELLQRNSYKAIRDRLVLIRPQESVVGVMLYCDVKPKVVKSSAYGVLQHKTCNWQVDLEGKLLTVPRQTELSLSLEKTFKDWTQQLSKHDLKLVCDSFFDTLISSGITSLNAFSFDEKSFLTFFNVISSLQSIDQAKKIIMLRSIRQLIHDYTGYRKRAVTEKIEARISQLLKKGTKIKLL; from the coding sequence TTGCCTATATTGAAGGATTATATTATCAAACAGTCTAAAAGATCATTTAAAAGTTTACCTTTAAATGAGTTGGATATTATTGCCATTAATGAAATTGGTTACCTTTCTTTTGATGATTTGGCAGCAATTAGCATTGATGAGAAGACTGAGGTGAAAATTAAAGACATCAAAAAAGATAGCCCTATCGATTGCCAAAAAACCATTTATAATTATTTGATTACGAAGGAGAGGTTGGAATTGTTTGAGGCAATCCAAGCTTCTCAGCGTTTTCAAGATTTGACCTTATCCCATTACGTTAATGAGGTGGATAGCGAATTTGAAAAACAATTTGCTGCTATGGTTTTCACTATAGCGAGTATTAATCATGTTCAGATTGTTTTTAGAGGAACAGATGATAGCTTGATTGGCTGGAAAGAAGATTTCAAACTGACTTATATGTCGGAGATACCAGCTCAACGCTCAGCCATTTCCTATCTTAGATCCTATATTGAACAACACCCTTCTCAGCAGGTTCTGGTAACGGGTCATTCAAAGGGAGGCAATCTAGCTCTGTATGCTTCTTGTTTTCTCTTACCGCGTTTGCAAGAAAAAATCAAAAAAGTATACGCTTTAGATTCACCAGGCTTAACCGAGGAACTTTTACAGAGGAACTCCTATAAAGCTATACGTGATCGGCTAGTTCTAATAAGGCCCCAAGAGTCCGTAGTTGGGGTTATGCTCTATTGCGATGTCAAACCTAAGGTCGTTAAAAGTTCAGCTTATGGTGTTTTGCAACATAAAACTTGTAATTGGCAGGTCGATTTAGAGGGTAAGTTGCTGACAGTACCAAGGCAAACAGAATTAAGTCTCAGTTTGGAGAAAACTTTTAAAGATTGGACGCAGCAATTGTCAAAACACGATTTAAAATTGGTATGTGATAGTTTTTTTGACACGCTCATTTCTAGTGGCATCACGAGCTTAAATGCTTTTTCCTTTGATGAAAAATCCTTTCTTACTTTCTTTAACGTTATTAGTTCTCTGCAATCTATTGATCAAGCAAAAAAGATTATCATGCTGAGATCCATCCGTCAACTTATCCATGACTATACTGGCTATCGGAAACGAGCAGTGACAGAAAAAATTGAAGCACGTATCAGTCAGTTATTAAAAAAAGGAACAAAAATAAAGCTTTTGTAA
- the msrB gene encoding peptide-methionine (R)-S-oxide reductase MsrB — protein MEEKEVLRKRIGDLAYQVTQEAVTEPAFTGKYDNFFEKGIYVDVVSGEVLFSSLDKYQSGCGWPAFSKPVENRLVTNHDDSSFGMHRVEVRSRKAQSHLGHVFNDGPKERGGLRYCINSAALRFIPYDQMEAEGYAQYLDLFPNEEQENR, from the coding sequence ATGGAAGAAAAAGAAGTTTTGCGCAAGCGCATTGGTGATCTGGCCTATCAGGTGACCCAAGAAGCAGTCACAGAGCCAGCTTTTACAGGTAAGTATGATAATTTTTTTGAAAAGGGGATTTACGTTGATGTGGTTAGTGGAGAGGTCCTATTCTCGTCTCTTGATAAATACCAGTCAGGGTGTGGTTGGCCAGCATTTAGCAAGCCAGTGGAGAATAGGCTGGTCACGAATCACGATGATTCTTCCTTTGGCATGCATCGGGTTGAGGTGCGTAGCCGCAAGGCCCAGTCTCATCTGGGACATGTCTTTAATGATGGGCCCAAGGAAAGGGGAGGTTTGCGCTACTGCATCAATTCAGCAGCTCTTCGCTTTATTCCTTATGATCAGATGGAAGCAGAAGGCTACGCCCAATACCTAGATCTCTTTCCAAATGAGGAGCAAGAAAACAGATGA
- a CDS encoding HD domain-containing protein, translating into MKANQESILAQTAEWVKAKLADETSGHDWWHIVRVVNTTKTMAEIEGADLFICQMAALLHDIADEKLNVDPKAADQEVVDFLQSKALSADEIADILYITRHISFKAGKGQKLTSLSARIVQDADRLDAIGAIGIARCMAYSGHKGRLIHDPERQARTNLTVEQYRNGQDTAIMHFYEKLLLLKDDMNTDFGRQLAQQRHQFLELYLEEFYAEWDGLR; encoded by the coding sequence ATGAAGGCCAATCAAGAGAGCATTCTTGCCCAAACGGCAGAATGGGTTAAAGCAAAACTTGCTGACGAGACTAGTGGTCATGACTGGTGGCACATTGTACGCGTGGTCAACACTACTAAAACCATGGCTGAGATTGAAGGGGCAGATCTTTTTATTTGTCAAATGGCTGCGCTGTTACATGATATAGCTGATGAGAAGCTCAATGTCGACCCAAAAGCAGCAGACCAAGAAGTTGTAGACTTTTTACAGTCTAAAGCTCTTAGTGCAGATGAGATTGCGGATATTTTATACATTACACGACATATCTCTTTCAAGGCGGGCAAGGGTCAAAAATTGACATCTCTCTCGGCTAGAATTGTCCAAGATGCAGACCGACTGGATGCCATCGGTGCCATAGGTATTGCGCGTTGCATGGCCTATTCTGGTCATAAAGGAAGACTGATACACGATCCAGAAAGACAAGCTCGTACTAACCTAACAGTGGAGCAATACCGCAATGGTCAAGACACGGCTATTATGCACTTTTATGAAAAATTATTACTGCTCAAAGATGATATGAATACGGACTTTGGCCGTCAATTAGCCCAGCAAAGGCATCAGTTTCTAGAGTTATACTTAGAAGAATTTTATGCTGAGTGGGATGGGCTGCGCTAG
- the nmlR gene encoding stress response transcriptional regulator NmlR: protein MHIKKVSELTGVSADTIRYYERIGLIPIIRRSESGIRNFSEHDVNVLEFVRFFRGAGVSVECLIDYISLVEQGDATIKARLSILQEEKEGLEGRIDTLQKALKRLNHKIENYHNKVVPREHELFDKDESEE, encoded by the coding sequence ATGCATATCAAAAAAGTGAGTGAGCTCACAGGTGTTTCAGCTGATACCATTCGATATTATGAACGAATTGGACTTATTCCAATAATAAGGCGTAGTGAGTCTGGCATTCGGAACTTTTCCGAACATGATGTCAATGTCTTAGAGTTTGTTCGATTCTTTCGAGGTGCAGGGGTTTCTGTTGAATGTTTAATTGATTATATTAGTTTGGTAGAGCAAGGTGATGCTACAATTAAAGCACGACTCAGTATTTTACAAGAGGAAAAAGAGGGTTTAGAAGGTCGCATAGACACTTTGCAAAAGGCTTTGAAACGACTTAATCATAAAATTGAAAACTATCATAATAAGGTAGTTCCACGGGAACACGAATTGTTTGATAAGGATGAAAGCGAGGAATAG
- a CDS encoding alpha/beta hydrolase, producing MAVLKKVVFFSLEVIVFTVFIFNVATLFPIPYLGSIANHYTVPYVRVWLPLLFILCFISLYVSLTHKKSKWPLFNAIIASLSLIMGIYIIIMIQTHVNQLGGGISFLKSYQIEDTSGISVDVKTYSSSELGDVKLNVYYKENNVKNKPVLVYIHGGGWIAGHRSSHSYYWKSFAKDNYVVVSLDYDLSNKHRHLSDSTEKQLTKGFAWIANNIENYGGSTERLYTTGVSAGGNLALELSYKINSGVYKWADGTRLPKISAVAVSYPVASPKAFYENSDLVKGDIAKYMVVSYLGGRPDQLPKKYAQLTPKNAISPQSPPTLLMAGQRDTLVPQEPTYHLAEVLTEKKIPNKLVIIPFTNHAYDRIDGNLGSQAYLNLSKDWFKTYPEKAGDHKH from the coding sequence ATGGCTGTCCTTAAGAAGGTAGTCTTTTTTAGTTTAGAAGTCATTGTCTTTACTGTTTTTATCTTTAACGTAGCAACGTTGTTTCCCATTCCTTACCTTGGCTCCATTGCTAACCATTACACGGTCCCTTATGTTCGAGTCTGGCTTCCTCTCTTATTTATCTTATGTTTCATTAGTCTGTATGTTTCACTAACCCATAAGAAGAGTAAGTGGCCCCTTTTTAATGCCATTATTGCTTCCTTGAGTTTAATCATGGGCATTTATATTATCATCATGATTCAGACCCATGTTAATCAGCTGGGTGGTGGCATTTCTTTTTTAAAATCCTATCAGATAGAAGATACTTCAGGTATTTCCGTGGATGTTAAGACTTACAGTAGCTCGGAATTGGGAGATGTTAAACTAAACGTCTACTACAAGGAAAATAATGTAAAAAATAAGCCAGTTCTTGTCTATATCCATGGCGGAGGCTGGATTGCAGGGCACCGTTCTTCTCATTCTTACTATTGGAAAAGTTTTGCCAAAGACAATTACGTAGTGGTCAGTTTAGACTATGATCTTTCTAATAAACATCGGCACCTATCTGATAGTACAGAAAAGCAACTAACTAAAGGCTTTGCTTGGATTGCTAACAATATTGAAAATTATGGTGGTTCCACTGAACGTTTATATACGACGGGAGTTTCAGCTGGTGGTAATTTGGCTCTAGAGCTCTCTTATAAAATTAATAGTGGCGTCTACAAATGGGCAGATGGCACTAGATTGCCTAAGATATCAGCGGTAGCCGTTTCTTATCCTGTGGCTAGTCCAAAAGCTTTTTACGAGAATAGTGACCTGGTTAAGGGAGATATCGCCAAGTATATGGTTGTGTCTTATTTAGGGGGGCGTCCAGACCAGTTGCCAAAAAAATATGCTCAACTGACGCCCAAAAATGCTATTTCGCCTCAAAGTCCACCAACCTTGTTAATGGCAGGACAGCGTGATACCTTGGTTCCTCAGGAACCCACTTACCATTTAGCCGAAGTTTTGACAGAAAAGAAGATTCCAAATAAACTAGTTATCATTCCTTTTACAAATCATGCCTATGATCGGATTGATGGGAACTTGGGGAGTCAGGCTTATTTAAACTTAAGTAAAGATTGGTTTAAAACGTATCCTGAAAAGGCAGGTGACCATAAGCACTAA
- a CDS encoding GNAT family N-acetyltransferase: MIRLAERRDLSGIEKLLREISQVHHEIRPDLFKPASQKFSLEVLVELLGNPQKPIFVYEEEGKVLGHLFLEFKVSDNSVRYPRKSLYIEDLCLAQEVRHQGIGQKLLQFAEKYGREHGAYNVTLNVWHANQNAYHFYDKAGFTPQQIQMEKIL; encoded by the coding sequence ATGATACGTTTAGCAGAAAGAAGAGACTTATCAGGCATTGAGAAACTTTTACGTGAGATTTCACAGGTTCACCATGAGATTCGGCCAGACTTGTTTAAGCCGGCCTCCCAAAAATTTAGTCTGGAAGTTTTGGTAGAGCTTTTAGGAAATCCTCAAAAACCGATTTTTGTTTATGAAGAAGAGGGAAAGGTACTTGGTCATCTCTTTTTAGAATTTAAAGTTTCTGACAATAGTGTACGCTATCCGAGGAAATCACTTTACATTGAAGATTTGTGTCTTGCACAAGAAGTTCGCCATCAAGGGATAGGTCAAAAATTGTTACAGTTTGCAGAAAAATATGGTCGTGAGCATGGTGCTTATAATGTCACCTTGAATGTTTGGCATGCCAATCAGAATGCTTATCATTTTTATGATAAAGCGGGCTTTACACCTCAGCAAATTCAGATGGAAAAAATTCTCTAA
- a CDS encoding YeiH family protein, whose product MLSIQKKIPGILICLAIAVPAWILGQVLPIIGGPVFGILLGMFLAFFYHNREKGQVGIAFTSKYILQIAVVLLGFGLNLTQVVKVGLSSLPIIISTIVTALLVAFFLQKALKIDVHTATLVGVGSSICGGSAIAATAPVIGAKDDEIAKAISVIFLFNIIAALLFPSLGQLIGLSNHGFALFAGTAVNDTSSVTATAASWDALHQANTLDEATIVKLTRTLAIIPITLGLASYNLRKEKHSQAQKNFSWKKAFPTFVLFFLIASLITTLVSALGIHLVLFEGLKTLSKFFIVMAMVAIGLNTNLVKLVKSGGKAITLGAICWIAITIVSLLMQILLGVW is encoded by the coding sequence ATGTTATCAATCCAAAAGAAGATTCCAGGTATTCTCATCTGTTTGGCGATTGCTGTTCCGGCTTGGATCTTAGGTCAAGTTCTGCCTATTATTGGTGGTCCTGTTTTTGGGATTTTGTTAGGTATGTTTCTAGCTTTCTTTTACCACAATCGTGAGAAAGGACAAGTTGGGATAGCCTTTACCTCCAAATATATTTTACAAATAGCGGTGGTTCTTTTAGGTTTTGGACTTAATTTGACACAAGTTGTGAAAGTTGGTCTTTCTTCTTTACCTATTATTATTTCAACTATCGTGACAGCATTACTTGTTGCTTTTTTCTTACAAAAAGCTTTAAAGATCGATGTCCATACAGCAACTTTGGTTGGGGTTGGTTCATCTATTTGTGGTGGTTCAGCTATTGCTGCAACAGCACCAGTGATTGGTGCTAAAGATGATGAGATTGCAAAGGCTATCTCTGTTATTTTTCTTTTTAACATCATTGCTGCTTTGCTCTTTCCGAGTTTAGGGCAACTGATAGGCTTGTCCAATCATGGCTTTGCGCTCTTTGCTGGTACAGCTGTTAATGATACATCGTCAGTTACAGCAACTGCAGCTTCATGGGATGCTTTGCACCAGGCTAATACTTTAGATGAAGCAACCATTGTTAAATTAACGCGGACATTAGCTATAATTCCTATCACTCTAGGCTTAGCTTCCTATAATCTTAGAAAAGAGAAACACTCACAGGCTCAGAAGAATTTTAGTTGGAAAAAAGCATTTCCAACCTTTGTTCTCTTCTTTTTAATTGCTTCGTTAATTACAACTCTGGTATCAGCTTTGGGTATTCATCTAGTTTTATTTGAAGGCCTAAAAACACTCTCAAAATTTTTCATTGTCATGGCTATGGTAGCTATTGGTCTCAATACTAATTTGGTTAAATTAGTTAAAAGTGGTGGGAAAGCTATTACCTTGGGGGCTATCTGTTGGATTGCTATTACTATTGTGAGCCTTCTTATGCAGATTTTATTGGGAGTTTGGTAG
- a CDS encoding YjjG family noncanonical pyrimidine nucleotidase produces MTYRFLLFDLDHTLLDFDKAEDIALTALLEECKVLDIQSYKEYYKPMNKAMWKGLELKLLSKKELVNTRFTKLFEHFGRTVDGVYLAERYQAHLQNQGQSYPGAKALLETLKANGFAIYAATNGLSQVQTSRLKKSGLAEYFEKIFVSEVSGSQKPDKFFYDWIGEQIPNYNPAETLMIGDSLTADIQGGINAGIDTVWYNPKQLENKSSAQPTYQVRNYQELLVILQVADK; encoded by the coding sequence ATGACATATCGATTTTTATTATTTGACCTTGATCATACTCTACTAGACTTCGATAAGGCAGAAGATATCGCCTTAACAGCCTTATTGGAAGAATGTAAAGTACTAGATATTCAAAGTTACAAAGAGTACTATAAACCTATGAACAAAGCAATGTGGAAAGGACTAGAGCTTAAATTACTAAGTAAAAAAGAGCTGGTTAATACCCGTTTCACCAAATTATTTGAACATTTTGGTCGAACAGTCGATGGTGTTTATCTAGCCGAAAGATATCAGGCACATCTTCAAAATCAAGGACAAAGCTATCCTGGTGCTAAAGCCTTATTAGAGACCTTGAAAGCAAATGGCTTTGCTATTTATGCGGCGACTAATGGCCTTAGTCAAGTCCAAACTAGTCGTTTGAAAAAATCGGGGCTGGCAGAATATTTTGAAAAAATTTTTGTTTCGGAAGTTTCTGGTAGCCAAAAGCCGGATAAATTTTTTTATGACTGGATAGGAGAACAAATTCCAAACTATAACCCCGCAGAGACTTTAATGATTGGTGATAGTCTAACTGCTGATATTCAAGGTGGGATAAACGCTGGTATTGATACAGTTTGGTATAACCCCAAGCAATTAGAAAACAAAAGTTCTGCTCAGCCGACCTATCAAGTGCGTAATTATCAAGAATTACTAGTCATTCTTCAGGTGGCTGACAAATAG
- a CDS encoding carboxymuconolactone decarboxylase family protein has translation MVEKVTAGREILGEFAPTFAECNDDILFGKIWSREAELSAKIRSIVTVSALISGGNLEQLDHHLQRAKDNGVTKEEMSEIITHIAFYVGWPKAWSAFNRAKVIWSET, from the coding sequence ATGGTGGAAAAAGTGACAGCAGGTCGCGAGATTTTGGGCGAATTTGCTCCTACATTTGCAGAATGTAATGATGATATCTTATTTGGCAAAATCTGGTCGCGTGAAGCAGAACTATCAGCTAAAATCCGTTCGATAGTAACAGTATCAGCTCTTATTTCGGGTGGTAACTTGGAACAGTTAGATCATCACTTACAACGTGCCAAAGACAACGGCGTTACCAAAGAAGAAATGTCAGAGATAATAACTCATATTGCTTTTTATGTTGGTTGGCCAAAAGCTTGGTCTGCTTTTAACCGTGCTAAAGTTATTTGGTCAGAAACATAG
- a CDS encoding zinc-dependent alcohol dehydrogenase family protein — protein sequence MKAATFIEPGKMVITEREKPCIEAGSDAIIKIVRACVCGSDLWWYRGISARESGTYAGHEAIGIVEEVGSEVTTVAIGDFVVVPFTHGCGRCAACKAGFDGNCTNHVPGKNTGYQAEYLRYTNADWALVKIPGQPSDYSEEQLNSLLTLSDVMATGYHAAVTAEVKKGDTVVVMGDGAVGLCGVIATKLLGAKQIIVMSRHKDRQALALEFGATDIIAERGDEAVEKLMALTNGEGADAILECVGTELSIETAIKLGRPGAIIGRVGVPQKEVMNTNELFWKNIGLRGGIASVTTFDKEILLQAVLSGEINPGKVFTKSFSLDDIQAAYDAMDKREAIKSLLIVNQ from the coding sequence ATGAAAGCAGCAACGTTTATTGAACCAGGTAAGATGGTTATTACTGAACGTGAGAAACCATGTATTGAAGCAGGTAGTGATGCTATTATTAAAATTGTCAGAGCTTGTGTGTGTGGCTCGGATTTATGGTGGTATCGGGGTATTTCAGCTCGTGAATCTGGGACTTATGCAGGCCATGAGGCTATCGGGATTGTAGAAGAAGTCGGCTCAGAGGTTACAACTGTTGCTATTGGTGATTTTGTCGTTGTTCCGTTCACTCATGGCTGTGGCCGGTGTGCTGCTTGTAAAGCTGGCTTTGATGGCAATTGTACTAATCACGTACCTGGGAAAAATACTGGTTACCAGGCAGAATATCTTCGCTATACGAATGCTGATTGGGCTTTGGTTAAAATTCCTGGCCAGCCCTCAGACTATTCTGAAGAGCAACTCAATTCCTTATTAACTTTATCAGATGTCATGGCTACAGGTTACCATGCAGCAGTAACAGCAGAGGTTAAAAAAGGGGACACTGTGGTCGTTATGGGTGATGGTGCTGTTGGACTCTGTGGTGTTATTGCCACCAAGCTTTTAGGGGCAAAGCAAATCATCGTTATGAGTCGCCATAAAGATCGGCAAGCTTTGGCTTTAGAGTTTGGTGCTACTGATATTATTGCTGAACGTGGTGATGAAGCTGTAGAAAAACTTATGGCACTCACAAATGGTGAAGGTGCAGATGCTATTTTGGAATGTGTTGGCACAGAATTATCAATTGAGACAGCCATAAAACTAGGGCGTCCAGGGGCCATTATTGGTCGTGTCGGCGTTCCACAAAAAGAAGTGATGAATACCAACGAGCTCTTTTGGAAGAATATTGGTTTACGTGGTGGCATAGCTTCTGTAACAACATTTGATAAAGAAATCCTACTACAAGCTGTTTTATCAGGAGAGATTAACCCTGGTAAAGTTTTTACTAAAAGCTTTTCATTAGATGATATTCAAGCTGCCTACGATGCCATGGATAAACGTGAGGCTATTAAGTCACTGCTTATTGTTAATCAGTAA
- a CDS encoding aldo/keto reductase, which yields MIETFKMSDGNRIPSVGVGTWLISDEKAEVLVSQALKLGYRHIDTAQAYGNEVGVGKGLFLSGLPREEIFVTSKVAAELKSYQAVAASIDDSLNKLGLNDIDLMLIHSPQPWKEWRDKEKNFDQGNLEAWRALEDAQKAGKVKSIGLSNFLRADIENILENSQVKPAVNQILSHIGNVPFDLMEYCESQEILLEAYSPIAHGQVLKDKTVQELAVKYAVSPASLCLKYVNQLGMVALPKTENPEHLLSNMKLDFNISRHDMALLNKIRFTDYGRYSTFPVFSGK from the coding sequence ATGATCGAAACTTTTAAAATGAGTGATGGCAATCGTATTCCAAGTGTGGGGGTTGGAACATGGCTGATAAGTGATGAAAAGGCAGAAGTCCTTGTATCGCAAGCTCTGAAACTGGGATATCGTCATATTGATACTGCTCAAGCTTATGGTAATGAAGTTGGTGTCGGGAAGGGGCTCTTTTTATCAGGTCTTCCCCGAGAAGAGATATTTGTTACTTCTAAAGTGGCTGCTGAGCTGAAAAGCTATCAGGCCGTCGCTGCATCTATTGATGACTCCTTGAATAAACTGGGACTTAATGATATTGATTTAATGCTTATCCATAGCCCACAACCTTGGAAGGAGTGGAGGGATAAAGAGAAAAATTTTGATCAGGGTAATCTAGAAGCTTGGCGAGCTTTGGAAGATGCTCAAAAGGCGGGAAAAGTTAAATCCATCGGTCTCTCAAATTTTTTAAGGGCAGATATTGAAAATATTTTGGAAAATAGTCAGGTAAAACCAGCGGTTAACCAGATTTTAAGTCATATCGGGAATGTTCCATTTGATTTAATGGAATATTGTGAAAGCCAAGAGATTCTTTTAGAAGCCTATTCGCCAATCGCTCACGGCCAGGTTTTGAAGGATAAGACCGTCCAAGAATTGGCAGTTAAATATGCTGTCTCGCCAGCTTCTTTATGTCTTAAATATGTTAATCAACTTGGCATGGTTGCCTTACCCAAAACTGAAAATCCGGAGCATCTCTTGAGTAATATGAAACTTGATTTTAATATTTCACGACATGATATGGCTTTACTGAACAAGATTCGATTTACTGATTACGGAAGATATTCAACTTTTCCAGTTTTCAGTGGCAAATAA